CGGCACATCACAGCGCGACAGCACACGCGCCACATCCTGTTCGGTGACCACGTCGCCATCCAGGTCAAGGCGGGCGTCCAGCCCATAGCTGCGCGGTTCGGCCCCGGCAAAACACGCGATGACGTGATCCACGCGGATGCCGGCCATTTTCTGTGCGGCCTGCAGCGCCGTGCGAATGGCGCGTTCGGTTTCCTGCATGGCGCAAATCTCGCCAAAGCGGACACCGCGCGACCGCGTGGTTGCGGCCCCGATAACGCGAAACCCCGACTGACCGGCCAGCGATCCGATCTCGCCCTCTTCACCCAATTTGGTAGTGCCGTCAAAACGCAGGACAAGGCAGGCGATCTTGGAACTGCCAACGTCAAGAATGGCGACCACCCCACGTTGCATCGCGATCTTGCGCATGTTCCGCATGCTGCGCTGGCTGGCGTAAAGGTCAGTCATAATTGTCACTCGGTCCCGGAATTCAACTGTCTGATGCGCCACCATTCTTCGGTGGAGTGGTCTGTCATGCGTACGGTGGGGCGGTCAGGCAGACGCAGGTCGATGCGCGCAATGTCGCGTTTCAACACCTCGTCCACACCATCAAGGGCGATCACCCGGTCCAGCGCCTGCACGGCATTTTCGGTGGGCAGCATGATGCGCTGGCTGCGATCCAGCACCACATCCCAACGCCGGTCACCCAGACGGACGAGGCCACGCAGACGCTTGCCCAATGGCGCACCGGCGGCAATAAGGTCCAACGCCTCGCCCACATGGCTGGCGGCCCCTTCCCCGGCGATTACCGGTAGATCAGGACGCAGGCTGCGCCGTGCAATCGTGCGCACATGGGCACCCTCGGCATCAATCAGGGTCAGACCATCGGGGCGGCGCCAAATCGCGACGGGGATCCGCGGCGTGATATCGACCTGCAACACACCACCCGGACGGATACGTACGGACACCTCTTTGACCGGAGGCATTTCCAGCACCGTGGCCCGGATCGCCGCCGGGTCCAGATCAAAAGATGAAATCGGAAAATCAAGCGGGACGGCCACGCGCACCGCTTCGGACAGTTCAGTGTCCGCGCCGTCTATCGCCATCAGGTTAACCATGAATTCCGGGCGCTGTTCGATGCTGGCGCGGGCCTCGGCCACGGTGGCCTGGATTGCGGCCTGCGTGTCGGGATCCGACAACCACCAGCTCGCCCCGCCAAAGCAAAGGGCAAAGGGGATACCAGCCCGCAGCATCAGCCGGATGCCCGGTGTCAGCATCATGCGCTGCAAGCGCCATGACCAGCGCGACGGTGCGGGATCGGAACGCTTCACCGCTGGCATGATGCGTCCTCAACCATCCAGGCGCACAATTCGCCAAAGGAGACACCCGCCGCCTGCGCCTGTTCCGGCGTCAGCGACGTCGCCGTCATGCCCGGCTGGGTATTTGTCTCCAGCAGGATCAAACCGTCGGCACCCTTGGTTTCGTCCCAGCGAAAGTCGGTCCGACTGACACCCCGGCACCCCAGCGCATTATGGGCCCGTATGGCATAGTCGAGGCACAGCTCAGTGATTTCGGTTGGCACATCGGCTGGGATCACGTGGCGCGAGCCGCCCGGCTTGTACTTGGCGTCGTAATCATACCAGCCATCGGTGATGATGTCCGTCACCCCCAAGGCCTGGTTCCCCATCACGGTCGTGGTCAATTCGCGGCCATGAGCGAAGGCTTCGACCATGACGAAGTCGGGCATATCCGCATCCAGCACGGGCGGGCTGTTGGCGCCCTCATCCACAAGATAGACACCGACACTCGACCCTTCGTTGTTCGGCTTCACGACATAGGGCGGTAGCATCGCATGGGCTTGCATCACCTCGGCCTTGGACCGGATCACGCTGTCGACCACCGGCAACCCGGCCGCCCGGTACACGTCCTTGGTACGCTGCTTGTCCATCGCCAGCGCCGAGGACAGCACGCCAGAGTGCGAATAGGGAATGCGTAGCCACTCCAGAATGCCCTGCACACAACCATCTTCGCCCCAGCGGCCATGCAGGCAATTGAGAACGGCGTCCGGCGCGATGTCCTGAAGAACAGCACTCAGGTCGGGGCCCGCGTCGACCTCGATCACCTCGTACCCCATATCCCTCAGCGCGGCTGCGCAGGCCTGTCCTGTTGACAACGACACCTCGCGCTCAGCCGAGGGGCCACCCAATAACACCGCAACTTTGGAACGTCTGCCCGACTGTTCCGCCATGTGCCTCTAAGTCCCGGAGCCCTTTTCCGGGCCCTCGAATTATCGCCGATTTTCGGCCTGTTCCGCGGCGCGTTCCCTAATCCGGTTCGCCGATCCGCATAATTTCCCATTCTAGCGTGATGCCGCTGGAATCGTAAACCTTTTTTCGCACCTCTTCGCCCAACCCTTCAAGGTCAGCGGCAGTTGCGTCCCCGGTATTGATCAAAAAGTTCGAGTGCTTCTCGCTCATTTGTGCGCCGCCGCGGCGGGCACCGCGCAGACCAGCATCGTCAATGACCTTCCAGGCCTTCAGGTCATGCACGTCATCCGCCTTACCGGTAGACGAGAACCCCGCCGGATTGCGGAACGTGGACCCCGCGCTCCGGTCCTTGGTGGGTTGCGTCGCATCCCGCTTGGCCAGCTGGTCGGTCATCCGCGCGTGCAGCGCCTCGGGGTCGCCCTTGGGCCCGCGCAGGGTCACATGGGTCAGCACCGCGCCTTCGGGCACATCGCTTTGGCGGTAGCGGAAATTCAGATCGTCTGCCTTTAACGTCGCAGGCGTGCCATCACGCAGGATGACATGCGCCGCAACGAACACATCTGCTGTGTAACTGCCGTAGCAGCCCGCATTCATTCGAACTGCGCCGCCGACCGCACCGGGAATGGTCCGCAAAAAGGTCAGGTCCACACCTGCATCGGCCGCCTTGCGCGCCACATGCGCGTCCAGCGCCGCAGCGCCTGCGGTCACGGTATCGCCGTCAATCTCGATCGCATTGAACCCGCGCCCCAGTCGGATGACAACCGCGCGCAGCCCCCCATCCCGGACAATCAGGTTGCTGCCCACGCCCATGGGAAAGACCGGCACGGCCGCATCAAGGGCGGACAGAAACGCGCTCAGATCGTCCACATCCGCAGGCTGGAACAGCCAATCCGCCGGACCGCCCACACGCAGCCAGGTCAGGGCAGACAGGTCCTTGTTCGCGGTCAGGGTTCCGCGCACGGGGGGCAGGTCAAAGCTCATGACGTCGCAATGCCGCCCTGTGCGGCAGAGGTCAAGCCGCGGTGTCGCGTTTGCGGAACAGCCATCGCAAGACAGCGCCGCCCAAAAGCCCCGACGCCATCGGCACGGCGACCAGATAGGTCGCCACGATGGTCGCAAAGCCGTCGCCGGGCAACATGTCTGGTGCCAATCCCACCCAGATCACTGCGGCCACAAGCACAAGGAAAAGGCCCACAAGGCTGCGCAGCATAAAGCGCGACGCCAACGACCAACCCGCAACAATGCCCAAGCCCAATGCGGTCAGTGCGATCACATACATCATCGGATCATCCTCCCCTTGATCCAGCGGCTCAGGTAGATCACCGGCCAGCGCAGAACGCTCATACCTGCCACCATGACCAGAATGCCGGCCCACGGCCCGTGTTGCCAGGTGACATAGCCGATGATCGGAATGCCAATGGCGATCAGGATGTAAGCATTTGTCCAGTGGCTGTCTTTGCTGGGCATCATCGCCAGCACGTTCGCCACAATGCCCCAAAGGCAGGCAAGGATAAGGGACGGGCTCATGAGCGCAGCTCCGGTGGAAGTTGTGGGTTCTGGCCACGGGCCTTGGCCCACAGGTAACGCAGCGGGTTGCGGAACATCGACACGAAGGCGGCCAGGGCCAAAAGGCCCGCCCACCACGCGACGCTGATCCCGACCCAAAGGATCAGAAGCGGGGCTGCAATCAGCAGCGCGATGCCCGGAAAATATTGTTGCCGCATGGGCAACATCGCAACGATGGTTGCAGCAAAAACCCAGGCGATACAGGCCCAAAGCAACATCATCCGCGCCCTCCGACCCATTTGCCGGCGGTCCAGCCCAGCATAAGCGCAAGCGCCATGGGCCCTGCAAAGAACAGCGGTGATCCCGGGCTGCCTGCAAAAAGGTTGTACAGGCTGAGAACAACGCAGATCAGTACCAGCACACCCAGCACCATCGAAAGGTTGCGCATCCGCAGGATGATACCCAACGGCAGCATCAACAGGATGAAGATGATGACAAGTGTGGTCATGCGGCCCCCTTGTGCAACCGCGCGGGCAACCCATTGGCCCAGGCGCTGATCGACCCGGCCCCAAGGCAGACAACCATATCGCCGGGACGTGCCTGTTCGCGCACCAGACGCTCCAGATCGTTCTCGTCCACCACCGCGCGAGCGTGACGGTGGCCATGACGGATCAGGCCCGCCACCAGATCATCGCGGCTGGCGCCTTCGATCGGGTCCTCTCCGGCGGCAAAGACATCGCCAATACCCACGACATCCGCGTCGTTGAAACATGAACAAAAGTCTTCAAAATGATGATGCAGTCGCGTGTAGCGGTGCGGCTGGTGGACGGCGATAACGCGGCCTGACGTGGCTTGGCGCGCAGCTTTCAACACGGCGGCAATCTCGGTTGGATGGTGGCCGTAGTCGTCGATGATCGTAATACCCTCAACCTCGCCCACACGGGTAAACCTGCGGTTAACGCCGCCGAAATTGGCCAGAGCGGTGCGGATCTCATCCGCCTTCATCCCCAGATGACGCGCCACAGCGACCGCGCTCAGCGCGTTCGACACATTGTGGTCCCCGGGCATCGGCAGGCTGCAGTCCTCGATCACCTGATCTTCGGCCTGTAGCGCGATGTCGAAATGTGCCACACCGTTTTCATAGGTCAGGTTCATGGCGCGCACATCGGCCTGGGCGTTGAATCCATAGGTCGTTACGCGCCGGTCGGTGATCTTGCCCACCAACGCCTGCACATCCGGATCATCGGTGCAGCACACGGCCAGACCGTAGAACGGGATGTTCGACACAAAGTCATAAAACCCCTGATGCAGTGCCTCCTCAGTCCCCCAATGCTCCATATGCTCCGGGTCGATATTGGTGACGATGGCAATGGTCGCGGGCAGCCGATTGAAGGTGCCGTCGCTCTCGTCCGCCTCAACCACCATCCACTCGCCGTCACCCTTGCGCGCGTTGGAGCCATAGGCATGGATGATGCCACCATTCACGACCGTCGGGTCGAACTTGCCCTCATCCAGCAGGGCGGCAACCATGGTGGTTGTCGTTGTCTTCCCGTGTGTCCCCGCCACGGCAATGTTTGACCGCAGGCGCATCAGCTCGGCCAACATCTCGGCCCGGCGCACGATGGGCAGGCCCCGCGCGCGGGCGGCGTCCAGTTCGGCGTTGCCCGGCTTGATCGCGGAGGAAATCACGACAACCTCTGCGCCTTCCACGTTCTTGGCGTTCTGGCCCACGAAAATATGTGCGCCCAACTCCTGCAACCGGTCCGTTATGGCCGTGCGCTTCAGGTCAGACCCCTGCACAACATAGCCGTGGTTCAACAATACCTCGGCAATACCGGACATCCCGATCCCGCCGATACCGACGAAATGAATGGGGCCCACGTCTCCGGGCAGTTTGGTTGCAGCATTCATGGGGCAGTCCCTTTCTGTGCGAGGGTTTCGACCATATGGACAAGGTGTTCGGTGGCGTCTGGCTTGCCGACGCTCAGCGCGGCCTGCGCCATCTGCAATGCGCCATCCGGATTGTCCAGCACAGCGTTGATCTGGGCCGTGACGTTTTCCGGCGTCATCTGGCTTTCCGGGATCAGTATAGCGGCGCCCGCATCCACAAGGCCGCGTGCATTCGCAGTCTGATGATCTCCGGTCGCCGCAGCGTACGGGATCAGGATTGAAGGTCGACCAATCACCGAAATGTCCGCGACCGAAGACGCGCCAGACCGCGATATGATCAATTGCGCCTCGGACATGCGGCGCGGCACGTCATGGAAAAAGGGCTGCACATCGGCATTGATACCGCATTCGGCGTAAAAAGCGCGCACGCGGTCTTCATCCTCGCCCCGGGCCTGATGGCTGACACGGACATTCCGAAGGCGGTCCATCGACAGGCTGGCAATGGCGGGCGGGATCACATCCGACAGGATGCGCGCGCCCTGACTGCCGCCAATGACCAAAATCTCCATCGGATAGTCGCCGGGCTGAATATATCCTGCCCCTGCCCGTTCCAGCACTGCACCGCGCACCGGATTGCCGACATGGGCACTCTCGACACCTTCGGGCAAATCCGTCGGCCATGTGCCACAGGCCACCGCATCGACCCGTTTGGCCAGCATCTGGTTCACGCGCCCCAACACACCGTTCTGTTCATGGATCATGCGGGGCAGGCGCAGAACCGTTGCAGCAGCCATGGCTGGAATGGTGGGATACCCGCCAAAGCCCACAACGACCACGGGCTTGTCACGCATCAGTTTCAAGGTCGCGCCGACAACGCCCGCCGCAATGCGAAACGGCACCGCAGCTTTCGCCAGCAGGCCGCCCCGGGCAAAGGTTGCGGACGATACCTGCTCGATTTCGGTGGTGTGGGGAAAGCCGCCGGTATAGCGCGCGCCACGGGCGTCAGTGCTCAGCTTCACCCGCCAGCCGCGCGCCAGCATCGCCTCGGCCAGCGCCTGGGCCGGAAACATGTGCCCGCCCGTGCCGCCCGCCGCAATAAGGAGAAGCGGTCGGCTCATCTGCGGCGCCCCAGGAGATCGGAAATCTCGCCTTGTGGGCGGCTGCGGGTGAAGGCCAGCAACATTCCGACGGCAATGCCCGAGGCAATGACGGAGGAGCCACCATAGCTGACAAATGGCAGCGTCATGCCCTTGGCGGGCAAAAGGCGCACAGCCACGCCCATATTGATCATCGCCTGCACGCCGAACATGCAGGCCAGACCCGTACCTGCGAGGCGAATAAAGGGGTCACGTTCGCGCACCAGACGCAGCAGCGATCGCACCACGATGCCAGTGTACAGCGCGATGATGCACAGCACGAGGATCAGGCCATATTCTTCGGCCGCAACCGCAATGATGAAATCCGTGTGCGCGTCCGGCAACGACCACTTCACCTGCCCTTCGCCCACGCCGACACCAAACAGTCCGCCCTCTTGGATCGCGTTGGTGGCATAGCCCAGCTGTGTACGTGGATCGACGTCCGGGCTTAGAAACCCGTCGATGCGGCGGGCAAAGTGTTCGGAATTGGAATACGCAATTGTGCCGCCAAACACGACCAACCCGGCCATGCCCACCAGCAAGATCATCGGCGCGCCGGCCACGAAATACATGACGCCCCAGCCAAAGAGCACCAGACAGGCCTGACCAAAGTCCGGCTGCAAGGCCAGCATCAACACGATGGAAATGCACAAGGCAAAGGACCACGTGCGTCCGGGAGGGCCGTTCAAATCCTGACTGGCCGCCAACATCCACGCCGCAGCCACGACAAAGCCGGGCTTCAAAAACTCGGACGGCTGAACAGACGCAAATCCAAGCGAATACCAGCGCACAGCCCCCTTGCCAAAGTCGGTGCCGAAGAAGGGCAACATCGCAAGCGCCACGAACGACACCAGAAAGCCCAGCACCGCCAGACGGCGCACAACGACAGGCGACATCATCGACGTGATGATCATGACGATCAGTGCCAGCACGCCAAAAAACGCCTGACGCGTCACATAGTGAAACGGGGGAAAGCCGTTCTTTTCGGCCAGAGGCACCGACGCTGCAAAGCCAAGCAAGAGGCCGATGGCAAACAGGAACAACACACAGCTCAACGACCACTTGTCGACTGTGCGCCACCACTTTGGAAGAATGGGTTCGCCGTCCCGCACCGGGACCGCGCCATAGACCATTTCAGTCATGATCTGCCGCCTTGCTGCCTGTCTCTGCCTCATGCCGCCGGTTGATCCGAACGTGCATGGGACGCAGCATAGCGCCAAATAGATGCGCGGGCCAGCCTTAGTTTACTGGCCCGCAGGCAACGTTACGCCGCCTTGTGTGTACCCCGGATCGGGTAGTCATTGGCGCGAATGAACTTGATGCCGTTCAGCACCCCCTGCAAGTCCGGACGCAGGAAAGGCGCGTTCGACACGTCCACCATCTGGATGGCCCCGTCCCCGTTCACCACGAACAGGCCAGGCTCCGGGAACGGACGGTCGGTTTCCTGCGGGCTGCGCGGGTCCGACACGTATACACCCAGCGCTTCCATCTGCGCCACGGACAGGTCATAGCCCATCGCCAAACGCAGCCCCTTCTCGTCGGCCATGGCCTTTGCCTTGGCTTCGGGGTCTCCCGACACCACGACGACATCGACACCGGCCTCGCTAAAGTCGCCTTCCATCTCCTGCAGCTGCGCCAGGTACTTTTTGCACAGCGGGCAATGCAGGCCGCGATAAACGATGACAAGCTGCCAGTCGTGCCCGCCCTGCGGTGCCCCCAGTGTCAGCGTTCCGCCACCAAGTTTGGCAACATCCAGTTTCGGAAAAGCAGAGCCAGCGGCCAAAGCAGTCATGTCCAGTATCCTGTAATTGGGTTCGTTACGTGCGAGGTAAGCGCGAGGTCGTCGCGCACAACCCCACCGGGTTGACCCTTTCTGTGCGATGCTGCACGGGGACGTCATGGATTTCGATACGCTTGTCATAGGGGCCGGGGCCGCCGGAATGATGTGCGCCGCCCACGCGGGCGGCCGCGTCCTGCTGGTCGATCACGCCAAATCCCCGGGCGAGAAGATCCGCATCTCCGGCGGCGGCCGGTGCAATTTCACCAACCTGCATTGCGACGCACATGCCTTCATCAGCGAGAACCCGCATTTCGCCAAGTCCGCCCTCGCCCGCTATACCCAATGGGATTTCATTGCGCTGGTGGACCAGCACGGCATCCCGTGGCACGAAAAAACACTGGGACAGCTGTTCTGCAATACATCTGCCAAGGACATCATCGCGATGCTGCGCAGTCTCATGCAGGCCGCGGGGGTCGAGCTGCATTTGCAAACAGAGGTGACCGCATTTGCAAAGCGTAACGAAGGGTTCACCTTCACACTCAACGGCACCCGCACCCTGACTGCGCGCAACGCCGTGATCGCCACGGGGGGCAAGTCCATCCCCAAGATGGGTGCCACCGGCTTTGCCTACGACATCGCGCGCCAGTTCGGCCACCGGGTCACATCCACGGAACCGGCCCTTGTGCCCTTCACCTTCCCCGATCGCCGCTTCGCCGATATTTCCGGCGTGGCCTGCCCGGCCCGCGTGACGGCAAGCGGCCCCGCGTTTGACGAAGCGCTGCTTTTCACCCACCGGGGCCTGTCGGGCCCCGCGATCCTGCAAGCCTCAAGCTATTGGGAGGCGGGAGAAGCGATCACCGTACACCTCGTCCCGGACACAGACCTGGCAACCATCCTGCGCGACAAACGTACCAGTGACGGCAAAAAGGCCCTTACCACCGAACTGTCCCGCCACCTGCCCGCCCGGCTTGTCGATCACCTGAGCACCCAGTTGGACCTATCGGGTCGATTGGGCGATCTCTCGGACACGCGCATCGACGCGCTCACCCACGACCTCAGCCACTGGCACCTCATCCCCGGCGGCACGGAAGGTTACCGTACCGCCGAGGTGACACGCGGCGGCGTTGCCACGGACGGGATCAGTTCAAAATCCATGGAATCCCAAACCATTCCCGGCCTCTACTTTATCGGCGAAGCACTTGACGTCACCGGCTGGCTCGGCGGCTACAACTTTCAATGGGCCTGGTCCTCGGCCATGGCCGCCGCCCGGCATCTCGGCAATTGATCTCTGGCACGACGTCGCACTTGCAGAAGACAAACCGCAATTTGGGCGTGCCGCGCCTGACGTGAACCTCAGGCGACGGCGCACCTGAACACCTCACCCAGCGGTTGCCCGGACAGCCGCAACCATCCCGTCTTGGTCAGTGTGAAGCGGCAATGCAAAAAATGTCGTGCGCCGTCAGGCGCGCAATTGGATCACAGCCGGACGGTCACCTGCGCGACGAAATCCTCGCCGCGCCGCTCGAAACTGTCATACTGGTCAAAACTGGCGGCCGCCGGAGCCAACAGGACCACATCGCCCGCCTCGGCATCGGCCATCGCGGCGGCAACGGCATCCGCCATGGTGCCACATACCTGTGCGTCGACATGCAACTGCATGGCGATTTGTGCAGCTTCACGGCCGATGACGTAAGCTTTTTTCACCCCGCCCATCGCCGCATTCAGTGGCTCCAAGCCGCCTTCCTTCTGTAACCCACCGCAAATCCAGCGAATGTTGTCAAAAGCGGCCAGCGCTTTGGCTGCGCTGTCCACATTTGTGGCCTTACTGTCGTTCACGTATCGCACGCCCGCAGCTTCGGCGATGGTCTGGCTGCGATGCGGCAAACCATCAAAACTGTGGAAGGCCTGTTCAATAACCTTGGGGTCGATCCCGACCGCACGGGCTGCCGCATAGGCACAACAGGCATTTTGGTGATTGTGCGCGCCTGGCAGGCCCGCAACATTCCGCAAGTCGATGGAAGCCACCTGGCGCCCCTTGCGCTGCTCGGACAGAAACCCTTTTCTTGCAAAGACCTGCCACCCCGGACCGGTCAGCTTTTGATCGGCGGACACACGGATCACGCGGTCATCTGTTGGCCCTTCCGACAATTGACCGGCCAGAAACCGCCCTTCGTCCTCATCCACACCGATCACGGCCCGGTCCGGTCCGCCTTCTGCGAACAGGCGCCGCTTGGCGGCAAAGTACCCCCCCATACCCGCATGCCGGTCCAGATGATCCGGCGTCAGGTTGGTGAACACGGCCACATCCGGCGTCAAGCTGCGCGCCAGATCGGTCTGGTAACTTGACAGTTCCAGCACCACGACCTCGCCGTCATGGGGCGGGTCGATGTCAAGGACACCACGCCCGATATTGCCCGCCAATTGGCTGGGCCGCCCCGCCACTTCCATGATGTGATGGATCAGGGCGCATGTGGTGGATTTGCCGTTTGACCCGGTCACCGCGATCACCCGCGGCGCCGTGTCGAAACGGTGCCAGTCCGACGTTGCAAAGGACTGGAAGAAGAGGCCAATGTCATTGTCGACGGGCACACCCGCTGCCCAGGCCGCCGCTATGACCGGGTTCGGTACGGGATAAAGATGCGGAATGCCGGGGCTGACGATCAGGCGTGCGATGTCATCGAAGGCGCCCTGTTTCCTCAGGTTGAGGCAGGTGAACCCCTCCTCGGCGGCGCGCGCCTGCGCGTCCGGATTGTCGTCCCAGCACACCGGCGTCGCACCGCCTGCGGCCAGCGCGCGTGCAGCGGACAGGCCCGAACGGCCCAGCCCCAGCACGGCCACGCGCGCGCCGGTCAGACCCAGGACCGGGATCATAGCATTGCGCCCTGGGGGCTCTGCCCCCAGACCCCCGAAGTATTTCCGGCCAGAAGAAGCATCACCACGCCTTTTCCTGGCGATCGCGGAAAAACCTGCCGGTCACCTCGCCCGGCGCATCAAGGGCAAGCCAGATGGCCGTGTCGGCCCCCTGTTCGGGTGTACGCGGCGCAGCGCTGCCCCCCATCCGGGTGTGTACCCAACCGGGGCACATCGCGTTGATGCTGACATTCTTGGGCAAGTCGCGCGGGAGCGCATAGCTCAGCGCATTCAGCGCCGCCTTGGCCACCCCATAGCCGCCCGGACCTTCCATGCCTTCATCATACGCCCCCCAGCCGGAGCTGACATTTATGATCCGCCCCTGCCCGGTCTGCGCCATGTGCGGCAGGCACAGCAGGATCAATTCGAAAGGCGCGTGGAACATCACCTGCATGGACCGGCGCACTCCGTCGGGATGCGCGATCATGCTGTCTTCGATCAGGATGCCCGCATTGTTGATCAGAACATCGACGCCGCCCGCAGCCTTGACCGCCGGGGCAAAGGTGTTCGGTACTTCAAGATCCAGATGGACCCAGTCGCACCCGAGCGCTAGCGCGGCTTTGGCCCCTGCCTCCGCATCGCGTGCCCCGATCACGACGTCGCTGCCGCGGGCCAGCAGCCCCTGTGCCATGGCATAGCCAATCCCGCGATTGCCACCCGTGACCAGAACGCGCGGCATCACCGCACCTTCAACGTGGCAAGGCCGATCATCGCCAGGATCAGCGAGATGATCCAGAACCGGATCACGATCTGCGGCTCTGCCCACCCCTTCTTCTCATAATGGTGGTGGATCGGTGCCATCAGGAACACGCGCTTGCCTGTCCGTTTGAAATAGAGCACCTGAATGATGACCGACAGCGCCTCGACCACAAACAGGCCGCCCACGATGGCAAGCACCAGTTCGTGCTTGGTCACCACCGCAATCGCACCCAGCGCACCGCCCAGGGCCAGCGACCCGGTATCACCCATGAAAACCGCCGCAGGTGGCGCATTGTACCACAGGAACCCCAATCCCCCGCCAAACAGAGCAGAGGTGAAGATCAACAATTCGCCCGTGCCCGGCACGTAATGCACATCCAGATATTCGGTAAAGTCGACCCGTCCCACGGCATAGGCAATGATGCCCAGCGTGCCGCCCGCGATCATCACCGGCATGATCGCCAGACCGTCCAGCCCGTCTGTCAGGTTGACCGCATTGGCCGATCCGACAATCACGATGATCGAGAACGGGATAAACAGAAAGCCAAGGTTGATCAGCAGGTCCTTGAACACTGGGACTGCCAGCTGGTTCTGCAACGCGTCGGGGTGACTGAGCGTCGCGAAATACGCCGCAAGCGCGGCAATGACGAAGCCCAGGAGAAGCCGTACCTTGCCCGGCACGCCCGCCGTGGTCTGCTTGGACACCTTGGCATAGTCATCCGCAAAGCCGATCAGCGCGAAGGCCAGCGTCACCCCCAGCACGATCCACATGAACGGATTGTCCCAGCGGGCCCACAGCAATGTCGATGTCGCCAGCGCACCTACAATCAGCAGCCCGCCCATGGTGGGCGTTCCTGCCTTGGCAAAGTGGCCTTCGGGACCATCATCGCGGATCGGTTGGCCCTTGCCCTGCGTGCGCCGCAACACCGCAATCAACGGTCGACCAAACAGAAAACCAAAGATCAGGGCGGTCAGAAATGCGCCCCCGGCGCGGAACGTGATGTAGCGGAACAGGTTGAAAAAGTCCCCGCCATCCGAAAGTGCCGTCAACCAATAGAGCATGCCTGCCTGTCCCTACGCTTTATCTTGTGGGTCTTCGCCCTTATCCACCGGATGGCCCATTTTGCGGATCGCGTCAACGATCACGGCCAGTTTCATACTGAGCGATCCCTTGGCCAGCACCACATCCCCGCTGTCCAGACGGCGCGGCACCTGTGCCGCCATCTCGTCCGAGGTTTCGGTCCAGAGCCCCTGTTTCTCGGACGGCAGCGCATCGTGCAGGTGCTTCATCAGGGGGCCAATGCAATGCACCACGTCCAGCGCGTTCACCGCGTTCAGCCCGGCCAGCTCTGCATGCATGGCGGGGCCATCCGCACCCAATTCCTTCATGTCGCCGACAAAGGCGATGCGCCGCCCCTTGCTGACCCGCCCGATGTCATGGGTCACCTCGGCCGCCGCAAGGACGGTCAACGCCGCTGCCATGGATGTGGGATTGGCG
The DNA window shown above is from uncultured Tateyamaria sp. and carries:
- the mraY gene encoding phospho-N-acetylmuramoyl-pentapeptide-transferase; the encoded protein is MLYWLTALSDGGDFFNLFRYITFRAGGAFLTALIFGFLFGRPLIAVLRRTQGKGQPIRDDGPEGHFAKAGTPTMGGLLIVGALATSTLLWARWDNPFMWIVLGVTLAFALIGFADDYAKVSKQTTAGVPGKVRLLLGFVIAALAAYFATLSHPDALQNQLAVPVFKDLLINLGFLFIPFSIIVIVGSANAVNLTDGLDGLAIMPVMIAGGTLGIIAYAVGRVDFTEYLDVHYVPGTGELLIFTSALFGGGLGFLWYNAPPAAVFMGDTGSLALGGALGAIAVVTKHELVLAIVGGLFVVEALSVIIQVLYFKRTGKRVFLMAPIHHHYEKKGWAEPQIVIRFWIISLILAMIGLATLKVR
- the ftsW gene encoding putative lipid II flippase FtsW; this encodes MTEMVYGAVPVRDGEPILPKWWRTVDKWSLSCVLFLFAIGLLLGFAASVPLAEKNGFPPFHYVTRQAFFGVLALIVMIITSMMSPVVVRRLAVLGFLVSFVALAMLPFFGTDFGKGAVRWYSLGFASVQPSEFLKPGFVVAAAWMLAASQDLNGPPGRTWSFALCISIVLMLALQPDFGQACLVLFGWGVMYFVAGAPMILLVGMAGLVVFGGTIAYSNSEHFARRIDGFLSPDVDPRTQLGYATNAIQEGGLFGVGVGEGQVKWSLPDAHTDFIIAVAAEEYGLILVLCIIALYTGIVVRSLLRLVRERDPFIRLAGTGLACMFGVQAMINMGVAVRLLPAKGMTLPFVSYGGSSVIASGIAVGMLLAFTRSRPQGEISDLLGRRR
- a CDS encoding SDR family NAD(P)-dependent oxidoreductase, which gives rise to MPRVLVTGGNRGIGYAMAQGLLARGSDVVIGARDAEAGAKAALALGCDWVHLDLEVPNTFAPAVKAAGGVDVLINNAGILIEDSMIAHPDGVRRSMQVMFHAPFELILLCLPHMAQTGQGRIINVSSGWGAYDEGMEGPGGYGVAKAALNALSYALPRDLPKNVSINAMCPGWVHTRMGGSAAPRTPEQGADTAIWLALDAPGEVTGRFFRDRQEKAW
- a CDS encoding NAD(P)/FAD-dependent oxidoreductase, coding for MDFDTLVIGAGAAGMMCAAHAGGRVLLVDHAKSPGEKIRISGGGRCNFTNLHCDAHAFISENPHFAKSALARYTQWDFIALVDQHGIPWHEKTLGQLFCNTSAKDIIAMLRSLMQAAGVELHLQTEVTAFAKRNEGFTFTLNGTRTLTARNAVIATGGKSIPKMGATGFAYDIARQFGHRVTSTEPALVPFTFPDRRFADISGVACPARVTASGPAFDEALLFTHRGLSGPAILQASSYWEAGEAITVHLVPDTDLATILRDKRTSDGKKALTTELSRHLPARLVDHLSTQLDLSGRLGDLSDTRIDALTHDLSHWHLIPGGTEGYRTAEVTRGGVATDGISSKSMESQTIPGLYFIGEALDVTGWLGGYNFQWAWSSAMAAARHLGN
- the murD gene encoding UDP-N-acetylmuramoyl-L-alanine--D-glutamate ligase is translated as MIPVLGLTGARVAVLGLGRSGLSAARALAAGGATPVCWDDNPDAQARAAEEGFTCLNLRKQGAFDDIARLIVSPGIPHLYPVPNPVIAAAWAAGVPVDNDIGLFFQSFATSDWHRFDTAPRVIAVTGSNGKSTTCALIHHIMEVAGRPSQLAGNIGRGVLDIDPPHDGEVVVLELSSYQTDLARSLTPDVAVFTNLTPDHLDRHAGMGGYFAAKRRLFAEGGPDRAVIGVDEDEGRFLAGQLSEGPTDDRVIRVSADQKLTGPGWQVFARKGFLSEQRKGRQVASIDLRNVAGLPGAHNHQNACCAYAAARAVGIDPKVIEQAFHSFDGLPHRSQTIAEAAGVRYVNDSKATNVDSAAKALAAFDNIRWICGGLQKEGGLEPLNAAMGGVKKAYVIGREAAQIAMQLHVDAQVCGTMADAVAAAMADAEAGDVVLLAPAAASFDQYDSFERRGEDFVAQVTVRL
- a CDS encoding redoxin domain-containing protein, producing MTALAAGSAFPKLDVAKLGGGTLTLGAPQGGHDWQLVIVYRGLHCPLCKKYLAQLQEMEGDFSEAGVDVVVVSGDPEAKAKAMADEKGLRLAMGYDLSVAQMEALGVYVSDPRSPQETDRPFPEPGLFVVNGDGAIQMVDVSNAPFLRPDLQGVLNGIKFIRANDYPIRGTHKAA